The following proteins come from a genomic window of Candidatus Effluviviaceae Genus I sp.:
- a CDS encoding energy transducer TonB, with translation MGRVLIISAIMHAVFLLLAPLIPQLLRDRPIAMDVYAVELVDLTATARPTPEPAAQTPTPEPDPAPAQEAPKPKVEEPPRDRVPEEPVKPPPRQVVKPPPRPEKSLAERLADRLRAEDERREESPGSEREAPRTGTPSAVAGPARTSVSVSRFPYAWYISIIQGKVSSNWKRPSDRLVSQDELTVQISFRISRDGSVGAVTVRRSSGSTTVDQSAAKAVRSSAPFPPLPDDYRDDRLDVTIDFTVERE, from the coding sequence ATGGGACGCGTGCTGATCATCTCGGCGATCATGCATGCCGTGTTCCTGCTCCTGGCGCCGCTCATCCCGCAGCTCCTGCGCGACAGGCCCATCGCGATGGACGTCTATGCGGTCGAGCTGGTCGACCTGACGGCGACCGCGCGGCCGACCCCCGAGCCCGCCGCGCAGACGCCGACGCCGGAGCCCGATCCCGCGCCGGCCCAGGAGGCGCCGAAGCCGAAGGTGGAGGAGCCGCCACGGGACCGCGTGCCCGAGGAGCCGGTCAAGCCGCCGCCCAGGCAGGTGGTCAAGCCGCCGCCGCGTCCGGAGAAGTCGCTGGCGGAGCGGCTGGCGGACCGGCTCCGCGCGGAGGACGAGCGGCGAGAGGAGTCGCCCGGTTCGGAGCGCGAGGCGCCGCGCACGGGGACGCCGAGCGCGGTGGCCGGGCCGGCGAGGACGAGCGTCAGCGTCTCGCGCTTCCCGTACGCGTGGTACATCTCGATCATTCAGGGCAAGGTGAGCTCCAACTGGAAGCGCCCGAGCGACAGGCTGGTGAGTCAGGACGAGCTCACCGTGCAGATCTCGTTCAGGATCTCGAGGGACGGCTCCGTCGGCGCCGTGACCGTGCGGCGGTCGTCCGGCAGCACGACGGTGGACCAGTCCGCGGCGAAGGCCGTGCGGAGCTCCGCTCCCTTCCCGCCGCTCCCCGACGACTATCGGGACGACAGGTTGGACGTGACCATCGACTTCACGGTCGAGCGAGAGTAG
- a CDS encoding YIP1 family protein, whose translation MSGSCGGEGSRVDRAAGARPINALAAMTLVLAHPQRTFERLTERPHWVLPLVFVVAAPMVSAVYAVRSGFMDELVPAEAALAGGGLAGVRAALLSQAILMAVVGIPLVILLETLLFRLAGTLAGGRASFRVVFSAVAHASIPVGIGALVLGCFLRFTGTARAGLNLGFLIEPVRHPHLWSILRQIDLFSVWLFALLGIAAEPVFGLPRRRARAATVAFALAYILIMSWSGRGAVGPGM comes from the coding sequence ATGAGCGGGTCGTGCGGGGGCGAGGGATCGCGGGTGGACCGCGCGGCGGGCGCGCGGCCGATCAACGCGCTGGCCGCGATGACGCTCGTCCTCGCGCACCCGCAGCGGACGTTCGAGCGCCTCACGGAGCGGCCGCACTGGGTGCTGCCGCTGGTGTTCGTCGTGGCCGCCCCGATGGTGAGCGCGGTGTACGCGGTGCGCTCGGGGTTCATGGACGAGCTCGTCCCGGCGGAGGCCGCGCTCGCGGGCGGCGGGCTCGCGGGCGTGCGGGCGGCGCTCCTGTCGCAGGCGATCCTGATGGCCGTGGTCGGCATCCCGCTCGTGATCCTGCTCGAGACACTTCTGTTCAGGCTGGCCGGGACGCTGGCGGGAGGGCGGGCGTCCTTCCGTGTCGTCTTCTCCGCGGTCGCGCACGCGTCGATCCCGGTCGGGATCGGAGCGCTGGTCCTGGGCTGCTTCCTGCGGTTCACGGGGACCGCAAGGGCGGGACTCAACCTCGGCTTCCTGATCGAACCGGTGCGGCATCCGCACCTGTGGAGCATCCTCCGGCAGATCGATCTCTTCTCCGTGTGGCTCTTCGCCCTTCTCGGCATCGCCGCCGAGCCGGTCTTCGGTCTTCCGCGGCGTCGCGCGCGGGCGGCGACCGTCGCGTTCGCGCTGGCGTACATCCTCATCATGAGCTGGTCGGGGCGGGGAGCCGTGGGCCCGGGGATGTGA
- a CDS encoding histidinol-phosphatase HisJ family protein, with amino-acid sequence MRRGVRRRVLRWTRKQRALAPEAYGRLVDYHIHTNLCGHAFGEPEDYVRAAIALGLSEIGFADHMPLLRRRDPRISMAPDDLPRYVGMITELRESVSGLRVRLGIEMDYMPGQMDEIWAAAAPHPFDYVYGSVHYIDDWGFNDSRNVAEYEGKDPDRLYARYFDLFCEAVERGGFDVMAHPDIIKKHGITTTLPIERMYADAAGALSKAGVAIEINTSGFRRKAAEAYPALPFLRACVERGVAVTLGSDAHTPREVGMDFDLALRLLKRAGVSEIVTFEGRRRTMKSVLPRGRTGEAA; translated from the coding sequence CTGAGGCGCGGGGTCAGACGGCGCGTCCTCAGGTGGACGCGAAAGCAGAGAGCGCTCGCGCCGGAAGCGTACGGTCGCCTCGTCGACTACCACATCCACACGAACCTGTGCGGCCACGCGTTCGGCGAGCCCGAGGACTACGTGCGCGCGGCCATCGCCCTCGGGCTTTCCGAGATCGGGTTCGCCGACCACATGCCGCTTCTCCGGCGCCGCGATCCCCGGATCTCGATGGCGCCGGACGATCTGCCGCGCTACGTGGGGATGATCACCGAGCTTCGGGAGTCCGTGAGCGGGCTCCGCGTCCGGCTCGGCATCGAGATGGACTACATGCCCGGGCAGATGGACGAGATCTGGGCGGCCGCCGCGCCCCACCCGTTCGACTACGTCTACGGCTCGGTCCACTACATCGACGACTGGGGCTTCAACGACAGCCGGAACGTCGCCGAGTACGAGGGGAAGGACCCGGACCGGCTGTACGCCAGGTACTTCGACCTCTTCTGCGAGGCCGTCGAGCGCGGCGGCTTCGACGTCATGGCGCATCCGGACATCATCAAGAAGCACGGCATCACGACGACGCTCCCGATCGAGCGGATGTACGCCGACGCGGCGGGCGCTCTGTCGAAGGCGGGGGTCGCCATCGAGATCAACACGTCCGGGTTTCGCAGGAAGGCCGCGGAGGCGTATCCGGCGCTTCCGTTCCTGCGGGCGTGCGTGGAGCGGGGCGTTGCCGTCACGCTGGGCTCGGACGCGCACACGCCGCGAGAGGTCGGGATGGACTTCGACCTCGCGCTGCGGCTGCTGAAGAGGGCGGGCGTGTCGGAGATCGTAACGTTCGAGGGACGGCGGCGGACGATGAAGAGCGTGTTGCCGCGCGGCCGAACGGGGGAGGCGGCATGA
- a CDS encoding biopolymer transporter ExbD: MRRGGKKQHEMELLSDINVTNLVDVTMTLLIIFIMIAPMIEQGIDVTLPTADPKRIDVGEVMTVAVTENGRVYLEGQRVSLDELKERLTDIHTARPDVPVLLKGDTELNYGRVVEVMDAVRSVGISRLALATRPPR; the protein is encoded by the coding sequence ATGCGACGGGGCGGGAAGAAGCAGCACGAGATGGAGCTCCTGAGCGACATCAACGTGACGAACCTCGTGGACGTCACGATGACGCTTCTCATCATCTTCATCATGATCGCGCCGATGATCGAGCAGGGCATCGATGTGACGCTGCCCACCGCCGATCCGAAGCGGATCGACGTCGGGGAGGTCATGACCGTCGCGGTCACCGAGAACGGCCGCGTATACCTCGAGGGGCAGCGCGTGAGCCTCGACGAGCTGAAGGAACGGCTCACGGACATTCACACGGCGAGGCCGGACGTTCCGGTCCTCCTGAAGGGGGACACGGAGCTGAACTACGGTCGCGTCGTCGAGGTCATGGACGCGGTCCGAAGTGTCGGGATTTCGAGACTGGCGCTCGCGACGCGCCCGCCGAGGTAG
- a CDS encoding MotA/TolQ/ExbB proton channel family protein, which yields MSNGFLASVAQSGLLGQIIVVFLLVVSVYSWAIIIYKGGVIRRAAARSSEFLGEFRGNPDGMIRHFADRRKFEASPLSAVFEAGLAELALIAGGPGTEPRLSLVQADGLERALDRAISEQILELRSQMIVLATTSGIAPFIGLFGTVWGIMEAFAAMTITGSASISSVAPGVTAALTTTVAGLAVAIPALAGYNYLMNRIRTISVQMENFSSEFMSAAERNFSGR from the coding sequence GTGAGCAACGGGTTCCTGGCGAGCGTGGCCCAGTCCGGCCTGCTCGGGCAGATCATCGTCGTCTTCCTGCTGGTCGTCTCGGTGTACTCGTGGGCCATCATCATCTACAAGGGCGGCGTGATCCGGCGGGCCGCGGCCCGGTCGAGCGAGTTCCTGGGGGAGTTCCGCGGCAACCCTGACGGGATGATCCGCCACTTCGCCGACCGGCGGAAGTTCGAGGCGTCGCCGCTCTCGGCCGTGTTCGAGGCGGGTCTGGCAGAGCTCGCGCTCATCGCCGGCGGCCCCGGCACCGAGCCCCGCCTGTCGCTCGTGCAGGCGGACGGGCTTGAGCGGGCGCTCGACCGGGCCATCTCCGAGCAGATCCTGGAGCTGCGGTCGCAGATGATCGTGCTCGCCACCACATCCGGCATCGCTCCGTTCATTGGGCTTTTCGGAACGGTCTGGGGCATCATGGAGGCGTTCGCGGCCATGACCATCACCGGGAGCGCCAGCATCAGCAGTGTCGCGCCCGGCGTCACCGCCGCGCTGACGACGACGGTCGCCGGCCTTGCGGTGGCCATCCCCGCGCTTGCCGGCTACAACTATCTCATGAACCGGATCCGGACGATCAGCGTGCAGATGGAGAACTTCTCCTCGGAGTTCATGTCGGCCGCGGAACGCAACTTCAGCGGCCGGTAG